A single Vespula vulgaris chromosome 3, iyVesVulg1.1, whole genome shotgun sequence DNA region contains:
- the LOC127062665 gene encoding uncharacterized protein LOC127062665, which yields MSARKSKIKQNINTENARWLTKPAHTWQPIKRISATNNIVYEFNPFGNLQNEDALKEVRVSKSTTSVKKDIVKTKTRSIASLPKLNPSINCSINVFEKEEKMTNVLQDQASLPFILNKTSTTKNERISKILDNRYKMTPLKLSEIDQDVQNIKANWEQFQNCQYRKNKYMSNPRIRKLYDILESTTYNINKIKQNADSTKNQDALKNINKLPKEPKTLNIQRDVERTKNKLFSKRDQWTKLKSTTTNTSPSKEFKEDILRKEKKDIKKRSLFTEKKLWNINNILNYESNLLNSHENEFLKRKKSSKVKSEVENYLNDYTTNIDKLNTIKDKDLNMNITDCENDFEENPEKDFDYPASINEKDINNLEKEEIETFRSNNDIEKNKESTNETKNIDTKSIETFDARNNGKYLEGNTFVEMGFNGLNLSKNVLDQILQSEYLKKDLLSLYPI from the exons atgtctgcgagaaaaagtaaaattaagcAAAATATC AATACGGAGAATGCACGTTGGTTAACAAAACCAGCACATACGTGGCAACCTATAAAAAGGATCTCTGCGACGAACAACATCGTATATGAATTCAATCCTTTTGGAAATCTTCAAAACGAGGATGCGTTAAAAG AGGTAAGAGTCTCAAAATCAACAACGAGCGtcaaaaaagatattgtaaAGACTAAAACTCGTTCCATTGCATCGTTACCGAAATTAAATCCCTCTATAAATTGTTCCATTAAcgttttcgaaaaagaagaaaaaatgacaaaCGTATTACAAGACCAAGCGTCTTTaccatttattttaaataaaacaagcacgacgaaaaatgaaagaatttcgaaaatattagataatagaT ATAAAATGACACCATTGAAATTAAGTGAAATCGATCAGGACGTGCAGAATATAAAAGCTAATTGGGAACAATTCCAAAACTGtcaatatcgtaaaaataaatatatgtctaATCCACGTATAAGAAAGTTATACGACATTTTGGAAAGTActacgtataatataaataaaataaaacaaaatgctGACTCGACGAAGAATCAAGacgcattaaaaaatatcaataaactTCCAAAAGAACctaaaacattaaatattcaaCGAGATGTCGAACGTACTAAGAACAAGTTATTTTCAAAACGAGATCAATGGACTAAGTTAAAATCTACAACCACGAATACTTCGCCATCCAAAGAATTTAAGGaagatattttaagaaaagaaaaaaaagatattaaaaaacgatcgttgtttacagaaaaaaaattatggaatataaacaatattttaaactacgaatcgaatttattaaattctcatgaaaatgaatttttgaaacgaaaaaaatcatCTAAAGTTAAATCCGAGGTAGAAAActatttaaatgattatacAACAAATATTGATAAACTCAAtacaataaaagataaagatttaaaTATGAACATAACGGATTGTGAAAATGACTTTGAAGAGAATCCTGAAAAAGATTTCGATTATCCCGCTTCcattaatgaaaaagatattaataatttagagaaagaagaaattgaaacATTTAGGAGCAATaatgatattgaaaaaaataaagaatccacgaatgaaacgaaaaatatagatacaaaATCGATTGAAACTTTTGATGCGAGGAATAATGGAAAATACTTGGAAGGAAATACATTCGTTGAAATGGGCTTTAATGGCTTAAATCTATCAAAAAATGTATTGGATCAAATCCTTCAGTCGgaatacttaaaaaaagatttactgTCATTGTATCCTATctaa